From a region of the Constantimarinum furrinae genome:
- a CDS encoding DUF202 domain-containing protein, translated as MKRKAKRLFRFLRTKPIPVNTREILALERTNLANERTLLAYIRASLYLLLGGLALLQLKDFEQIHWLGYVALVVCVCFLAIGIFRFLMLRRKLYKWNKALYADPIRDAVENDDTKDKTN; from the coding sequence ATGAAACGCAAGGCAAAAAGATTGTTTCGCTTTTTACGAACCAAGCCCATACCGGTAAACACCAGAGAGATCCTGGCTTTAGAACGAACCAATCTGGCAAACGAACGTACGCTACTGGCATATATAAGAGCGTCCCTGTATTTATTACTTGGAGGTTTGGCATTATTGCAATTGAAGGATTTCGAGCAGATTCATTGGTTAGGGTATGTGGCTCTAGTGGTTTGTGTTTGTTTTCTGGCAATAGGCATTTTCAGGTTTTTGATGTTGCGCCGTAAGTTGTATAAATGGAATAAAGCATTGTACGCCGATCCCATTCGAGACGCTGTTGAAAACGACGATACCAAGGACAAAACAAATTAA